Proteins encoded by one window of Pseudomonas sp. LS44:
- the alr gene encoding alanine racemase, producing MRPARALIDLNALRANYRLAREVSGARALAVVKADAYGHGAVRCAQALHDEVDGFAVACIEEAMELRAAAIAAPILLLEGFFETDELGLIDQLDLWCVVHSLWQIEAIERAALQRPLTVWLKMDSGMHRVGLHPADYPAAYRRLQATGKVGKIVLMSHFARADELDSPRSNEQLAAFEQARQGLSAEVSLRNSPAILGWPELFPQQQSSDWVRPGIMLYGATPFEQPQALAARLQPVMTLESKIISVRELPAGEPVGYGARFISERPTRVGVVAMGYADGYPRHAPTGTPVLIDGQASRLIGRVSMDMLTVDLSDLPQAGLGSRVELWGKHVLASDVAAQAGTIPYQIFCNLRRVPLIYPHG from the coding sequence ATGCGTCCCGCCCGTGCCCTGATCGATCTCAATGCCCTGCGTGCCAACTACCGGCTGGCCCGCGAAGTGTCGGGTGCGCGCGCCTTGGCGGTGGTCAAGGCGGATGCCTACGGGCATGGCGCGGTGCGCTGCGCGCAGGCCCTGCACGACGAGGTCGACGGCTTTGCGGTGGCCTGCATCGAGGAAGCGATGGAGCTGCGCGCGGCGGCCATTGCGGCGCCAATCCTGCTTCTTGAAGGATTCTTCGAGACCGATGAGCTGGGCCTGATCGATCAGCTGGATCTGTGGTGCGTGGTGCATTCGCTGTGGCAGATCGAAGCCATCGAGCGCGCGGCGCTGCAGCGTCCGCTGACCGTCTGGTTGAAGATGGATTCGGGCATGCACCGGGTGGGCCTGCATCCGGCCGATTATCCGGCGGCCTACCGGCGCCTGCAGGCCACAGGTAAGGTCGGCAAGATCGTCCTGATGAGCCACTTCGCCCGTGCCGACGAGCTGGACAGTCCGCGCAGCAACGAGCAACTGGCCGCCTTCGAGCAGGCCCGGCAAGGCCTGAGCGCGGAAGTCAGCCTGCGTAATTCGCCGGCGATTCTCGGCTGGCCCGAGCTATTCCCTCAGCAGCAGTCCAGCGATTGGGTACGCCCGGGGATCATGCTCTACGGTGCCACGCCGTTCGAACAGCCGCAGGCCCTGGCGGCGCGGTTGCAGCCGGTGATGACCCTCGAGTCGAAGATCATCAGCGTGCGCGAATTGCCGGCTGGCGAGCCGGTCGGCTATGGCGCGCGTTTCATCAGCGAGCGGCCGACGCGGGTCGGCGTGGTCGCCATGGGCTATGCCGACGGTTACCCGCGGCATGCGCCGACTGGCACCCCGGTGTTGATCGATGGCCAGGCGAGCCGACTGATCGGCCGGGTGTCGATGGACATGCTTACCGTCGATCTCAGCGATTTGCCGCAGGCCGGCCTCGGCAGCCGCGTCGAGCTGTGGGGCAAGCACGTGCTGGCCAGTGACGTGGCGGCGCAGGCCGGGACGATTCCCTACCAGATCTTTTGCAATCTGCGCCGCGTGCCGCTGATTTACCCGCATGGCTAG
- the dadA gene encoding D-amino acid dehydrogenase — MRVMVLGSGVIGTASAYYLARAGFEVVVVDRQNAPAMETSFGNAGQVSPGYASPWAAPGIPLKAMKWLLQKHAPLAIKATADLDQYLWMAQMLRNCTAARYAVNKERMVRLSEYSRDCLDELRAETGIAYEGRSLGTTQLFRTQAQLDAAAKDITVLERSGVPYEVLDRAGIARVEPALANVAHKLAGALRLPNDQTGDCQLFTTQLAEMATKLGVEFRFGQNIERLDFAGDRINGVWIDGQLETADRYVLALGSFTPQLLKPLGIKAPVYPLKGYSLTVPITNAAMAPTSTILDETYKVAITRFDNRIRVGGMAEIAGHDLSLNPRRRETLEMITGDLYPQGGDLDQASFWTGLRPATPDGTPIVGATRFSNLFLNTGHGTLGWTMACGSGRFLADLMARRRPQISAEGLDISRYGSSKEGNAHGNPAPAH, encoded by the coding sequence GAGACCAGTTTCGGCAACGCCGGCCAGGTCTCGCCCGGCTATGCCTCGCCGTGGGCCGCGCCCGGCATTCCGCTGAAAGCCATGAAATGGCTGCTGCAAAAGCACGCCCCGCTGGCGATCAAGGCCACCGCTGATCTCGACCAATACCTGTGGATGGCGCAGATGCTGCGCAACTGCACGGCGGCGCGCTATGCGGTGAACAAGGAGCGCATGGTGCGCCTGTCCGAGTACAGCCGCGATTGTCTCGACGAGTTGCGCGCGGAGACCGGTATCGCCTACGAAGGCCGCAGCCTTGGCACCACCCAGCTGTTCCGTACCCAGGCGCAACTGGATGCCGCCGCCAAGGACATCACCGTGCTCGAGCGCTCCGGTGTGCCGTATGAGGTGCTCGATCGCGCCGGCATCGCCCGCGTCGAGCCGGCGCTGGCCAATGTCGCGCACAAACTCGCCGGCGCCCTGCGCCTGCCCAACGACCAGACCGGCGACTGCCAACTGTTCACCACGCAACTGGCCGAGATGGCCACCAAGCTGGGTGTGGAATTCCGTTTCGGGCAGAACATCGAACGTCTCGATTTCGCTGGCGACCGGATCAATGGCGTGTGGATCGACGGCCAGCTGGAAACGGCCGACCGTTACGTGCTGGCGCTCGGCAGCTTCACCCCGCAGCTGCTCAAGCCGCTGGGCATCAAGGCGCCGGTGTATCCACTGAAGGGCTATTCGCTGACCGTGCCGATCACCAACGCGGCGATGGCACCGACTTCGACGATCCTCGATGAGACCTACAAAGTCGCCATCACCCGCTTCGACAATCGCATTCGCGTCGGTGGCATGGCGGAGATCGCCGGCCACGACCTGAGCCTCAATCCGCGCCGGCGCGAGACCCTGGAAATGATCACCGGCGATCTGTATCCGCAAGGTGGCGATCTGGACCAGGCGAGTTTCTGGACCGGCCTGCGTCCGGCCACTCCAGATGGTACGCCGATCGTGGGGGCGACCCGCTTCAGCAATCTGTTCCTCAATACCGGCCACGGTACACTGGGCTGGACCATGGCCTGCGGCTCGGGACGTTTTCTCGCCGACCTGATGGCGCGTCGGCGTCCGCAGATCAGCGCCGAAGGCCTGGATATTTCCCGTTATGGCAGCAGCAAGGAGGGCAACGCCCATGGCAATCCAGCGCCTGCGCACTGA
- a CDS encoding cytochrome c5 family protein, which translates to MNLIKKMLAAHAAVLALWAVSAQAATNDDIAARIKPVGEVCVQGQECKGIETVAVSAGGGAKTPDDIITKHCGACHTVGVLGAPKIGDGAAWKARADKEGGLDGLLAKAISGVNAMPPKGTCADCSDADLKATIQKMSGL; encoded by the coding sequence GTGAACCTAATTAAGAAAATGCTGGCGGCTCATGCTGCCGTCCTGGCTCTGTGGGCTGTGAGCGCTCAGGCCGCGACCAATGACGACATCGCTGCACGGATCAAGCCGGTCGGTGAAGTGTGCGTGCAAGGCCAAGAGTGCAAGGGTATCGAAACCGTCGCGGTCTCCGCCGGCGGTGGCGCGAAGACGCCAGACGACATCATCACCAAGCATTGTGGTGCCTGCCATACCGTTGGCGTGCTGGGTGCGCCGAAGATCGGTGACGGCGCGGCGTGGAAGGCCCGTGCCGACAAGGAAGGCGGCCTCGACGGCCTGTTGGCCAAGGCCATCAGCGGCGTCAACGCGATGCCGCCGAAAGGCACCTGCGCCGACTGTAGCGATGCTGACCTGAAGGCCACCATCCAGAAGATGTCCGGCTTGTAA
- the rep gene encoding DNA helicase Rep encodes MSRLNPRQQEAVNYVGGPLLVLAGAGSGKTSVITRKIAHLVQNCGIQARHIVAMTFTNKAAREMKERVGSLLKGAEGRGLTVSTFHNLGMNIIRKEYAALGYKPGFSIFDEGDIKALLSDIMQKEYSGDDGADEIKNYIGGWKNELIMPDEALANSRNPKEQTAAIVYLHYQRTLKAYNAVDFDDLILLPVKLFQAHPDILEKWQNRIRYLLVDEYQDTNASQYLLVKLLVGMRNQFTVVGDDDQSIYAWRGARPENLMLLKEDYPSLKVVMLEQNYRSTSRILKCANVLIANNPHAFEKQLWSEMGHGDEIRVIRCKNEENECERVAMEILTEHLRTERPYSDFAILYRGNYQAKLMELKLQHHQIPYRLSGGTSFFARQEVKDLMSYFRLLVNPDDDNAFLRVINVPRREIGSTTLEKLGNYATERKISMYAACDEVGLGAHLDNRYGERLQRFKRWMDTIRQQCAQNEPIAVLRSMVMDIDYENWLRQNASSDKVAEARMGNVWFLIEALKNTLERDEDGEMTIEEAIGKLVLRDMLERQQEEQEGAEGVQMMTLHASKGLEFPSVFIIGVEEEILPHRSSIEADTIEEERRLAYVGITRARQNLTMTFAAKRKQYGEIIDCSSSRFLDELPPEDLVWHGQDDAPVEVKAARGNDALANMRAMLKRPAAE; translated from the coding sequence ATGTCCCGTCTCAATCCCCGGCAGCAGGAAGCCGTGAACTACGTCGGCGGCCCTCTGTTGGTGCTCGCCGGCGCCGGCTCCGGCAAAACCAGCGTGATCACGCGCAAGATCGCCCACCTGGTGCAGAACTGCGGCATCCAGGCCCGCCACATCGTCGCCATGACCTTTACCAACAAGGCGGCGCGCGAGATGAAGGAGCGCGTCGGCAGCCTGCTCAAGGGCGCCGAGGGCCGCGGCCTGACGGTGTCGACCTTCCACAACCTGGGCATGAACATCATCCGCAAGGAATACGCGGCGCTCGGCTACAAGCCGGGTTTCTCGATTTTCGATGAGGGCGATATCAAGGCGCTGCTCAGCGACATCATGCAGAAGGAATATTCCGGCGATGATGGCGCCGACGAGATCAAGAACTACATCGGCGGCTGGAAGAACGAGCTGATCATGCCCGACGAGGCGCTGGCCAACTCGCGCAACCCCAAGGAACAGACCGCCGCCATCGTCTACCTGCACTACCAGCGCACGCTCAAGGCGTACAACGCGGTGGACTTCGACGACCTGATCCTGCTGCCGGTCAAGCTGTTCCAGGCCCACCCGGACATCCTCGAGAAGTGGCAGAACCGCATTCGCTACCTGCTGGTCGACGAATACCAGGACACCAACGCCAGCCAGTATTTGCTGGTCAAGTTGCTGGTCGGCATGCGCAACCAGTTCACCGTGGTCGGCGACGATGACCAGTCGATCTACGCCTGGCGCGGCGCGCGGCCGGAAAACCTGATGCTGCTGAAAGAGGATTACCCGTCGCTGAAGGTGGTGATGCTCGAACAGAACTACCGTTCCACCAGCCGCATCCTCAAATGCGCCAACGTACTGATCGCCAACAACCCGCACGCTTTCGAGAAGCAGTTGTGGAGCGAGATGGGCCACGGCGACGAGATCCGCGTGATCCGCTGCAAGAACGAAGAAAACGAGTGCGAACGGGTGGCGATGGAAATCCTCACCGAACACCTGCGCACCGAGCGTCCGTACAGCGACTTCGCCATCCTCTACCGCGGCAACTACCAGGCCAAGCTGATGGAGCTGAAGCTGCAGCACCACCAGATTCCCTATCGGTTGAGTGGCGGCACCAGCTTCTTCGCCCGCCAGGAAGTGAAGGACCTGATGTCCTACTTCCGCCTGCTGGTCAATCCAGACGACGACAACGCCTTCCTGCGCGTGATCAACGTGCCACGCCGCGAAATCGGCTCGACCACCCTGGAAAAGCTCGGCAACTACGCCACCGAGCGCAAGATCTCGATGTACGCCGCCTGCGACGAAGTCGGCCTCGGTGCGCACCTCGACAACCGCTACGGTGAGCGTCTGCAACGCTTCAAGCGCTGGATGGACACCATCCGCCAACAATGTGCGCAGAACGAGCCGATTGCCGTGCTGCGCAGCATGGTGATGGACATCGACTACGAGAACTGGCTGCGCCAGAACGCCTCCAGCGATAAGGTCGCCGAGGCGCGCATGGGCAACGTGTGGTTCCTCATCGAGGCGCTGAAGAACACCCTGGAGCGCGACGAAGACGGCGAGATGACCATCGAGGAAGCCATCGGCAAACTGGTCCTGCGCGACATGCTCGAGCGTCAGCAGGAAGAGCAAGAAGGCGCCGAGGGCGTGCAGATGATGACCCTGCACGCCTCCAAGGGCCTGGAATTTCCTTCGGTGTTCATCATCGGCGTCGAGGAGGAAATTCTCCCGCACCGCTCCAGCATCGAGGCCGACACCATCGAGGAGGAGCGGCGCCTGGCCTACGTCGGCATCACCCGCGCACGCCAGAACCTGACCATGACCTTCGCCGCCAAGCGCAAGCAATATGGCGAAATCATCGACTGCTCCTCGAGCCGTTTTCTCGACGAACTGCCGCCGGAAGACCTAGTCTGGCACGGCCAGGACGACGCACCGGTGGAGGTCAAGGCGGCGCGCGGCAATGATGCCCTGGCGAATATGCGTGCCATGCTGAAACGACCGGCGGCGGAGTGA
- a CDS encoding cupin domain-containing protein, which produces MDVGVRLQSIRKLKGLSQRELAKRAGVTNSTISMIEKNSVSPSISSLKKVLSGIPMSLVEFFSLEVEQGNLPQVVYKADELTALPSGSVTMKLVGKAHPSRAITFLDETYPPGADTGDEMLVHEGEESGMLVTGRLELTVSGEIYILECGDSYYFESSKPHRFRNPFDAPARLISATTPANF; this is translated from the coding sequence TTGGACGTCGGCGTTCGACTGCAATCCATTCGTAAACTCAAAGGCCTGTCCCAGCGCGAGTTGGCCAAGCGCGCGGGAGTCACCAACAGCACCATTTCGATGATCGAGAAGAACAGCGTCAGCCCCTCGATCAGCTCGCTAAAGAAGGTGCTATCCGGCATTCCCATGTCGTTGGTGGAATTCTTTTCCCTGGAAGTCGAGCAGGGCAACCTGCCCCAGGTGGTTTACAAAGCGGACGAACTGACCGCGCTGCCGAGTGGTTCGGTGACCATGAAACTGGTCGGTAAAGCCCATCCCAGCCGCGCCATCACCTTTCTCGACGAGACCTATCCACCGGGCGCCGATACCGGTGACGAGATGCTTGTCCACGAAGGCGAAGAGTCCGGGATGCTGGTTACCGGGCGCCTCGAGCTGACCGTCAGCGGCGAGATCTACATCCTCGAATGCGGTGACAGTTACTACTTCGAGAGCAGCAAGCCGCATCGCTTTCGCAATCCGTTCGATGCACCGGCGCGGCTGATCAGCGCCACCACGCCGGCGAATTTCTGA
- a CDS encoding NorM family multidrug efflux MATE transporter, which translates to MIISDSLRSELVALLRLAGPLVAAQLAHVLMVFTDTVMMGLLGPDALAAGALGAASYSFVSIFCVGVVAAVGNLVAIRHGANDAAGVRAMTQAGLWVASGLALFAGVLLWNLQPLLRLAGQDPANIAGAMSFLHSLVFALPGYLLFMTLRGFTGALGRPGPVLAISLGGAALNFLLNYVLIHGLFGLPRIGLTGIGLVTAVVSSLMALLLAGYIHRQPFYRPWPLLTGLLRLDVAALRENLRLGLPIGGTYVVESGLFFIAALCMGALGSTELAAHQIAIQAVYVAFMVPVGISYAASFRIGQHFGAGRIHAARQTGRLAIGLGGLCMLGFALLFWLAPQAVVGLFLDSHDSQHLAVIELAGQLLAIAAWFELFDGLQTIAMGAIRGLKDARTTFLVGLLCYWGIGAPLAWTLAMPLGWGASGVWWGLAGGLACAAAGLTLSFEWKTAQLLRGGLFAGAPESALRDWP; encoded by the coding sequence CTGATTATTTCTGACAGTCTGCGTAGCGAACTCGTCGCGCTGCTGCGCCTGGCCGGCCCGCTGGTGGCTGCGCAGCTCGCCCACGTGCTGATGGTGTTCACCGACACGGTGATGATGGGCCTGCTCGGCCCGGACGCGCTGGCCGCTGGTGCACTCGGTGCGGCCAGCTACAGCTTCGTGTCGATCTTCTGCGTCGGGGTAGTTGCCGCGGTCGGCAACCTGGTCGCCATCCGCCACGGCGCCAACGATGCCGCCGGCGTGCGCGCCATGACCCAGGCCGGGCTGTGGGTGGCCAGCGGTCTGGCGCTGTTCGCCGGGGTGCTGCTGTGGAATCTGCAACCGTTGCTGCGCCTGGCCGGCCAGGACCCGGCGAACATCGCCGGGGCGATGAGCTTCCTGCACAGCCTGGTGTTCGCCCTGCCCGGCTACCTGCTGTTCATGACCTTGCGCGGCTTCACCGGGGCGCTCGGCCGGCCGGGGCCGGTGCTGGCGATCAGCCTGGGCGGTGCGGCGCTGAACTTCCTCCTCAACTACGTGCTGATCCACGGCCTGTTCGGTCTGCCGCGCATTGGCCTGACTGGCATCGGCCTGGTCACCGCGGTGGTCTCCAGCCTGATGGCGCTGCTCCTGGCCGGCTACATCCACCGCCAGCCGTTCTACCGGCCCTGGCCGCTGCTCACCGGGCTGCTGCGCCTGGACGTCGCCGCGCTGCGCGAGAACCTGCGCCTGGGCCTGCCGATTGGTGGCACCTATGTGGTCGAGTCCGGCTTGTTCTTCATTGCCGCGCTATGCATGGGCGCGCTCGGCAGCACCGAACTGGCCGCCCACCAGATCGCCATCCAGGCGGTGTACGTGGCGTTCATGGTGCCGGTGGGGATTTCCTATGCGGCGAGCTTTCGCATCGGCCAGCACTTCGGCGCCGGGCGCATCCACGCCGCGCGGCAGACCGGACGCCTGGCGATCGGCCTCGGCGGGCTGTGCATGCTCGGCTTTGCCCTGCTGTTCTGGCTGGCGCCGCAGGCGGTGGTCGGCCTGTTCTTGGATAGCCACGACAGCCAGCACCTCGCGGTGATCGAACTGGCCGGCCAGCTGTTGGCGATTGCCGCCTGGTTCGAGTTGTTCGACGGCCTGCAAACCATCGCCATGGGCGCGATCCGCGGCCTCAAGGATGCGCGCACGACCTTTCTGGTCGGCCTGCTCTGCTACTGGGGCATCGGCGCGCCACTCGCCTGGACCCTGGCGATGCCGCTCGGCTGGGGCGCCAGCGGCGTGTGGTGGGGGCTGGCCGGCGGCCTGGCCTGCGCGGCTGCCGGCCTGACCTTGAGCTTCGAATGGAAAACTGCGCAGTTACTGCGCGGCGGACTGTTCGCTGGCGCTCCTGAGTCCGCCCTACGGGACTGGCCTTAG
- a CDS encoding bifunctional diguanylate cyclase/phosphodiesterase, with the protein MSAFIEPVRIVLLAAEPDWALSLREHLAAMGSHISLITAPSWNAASNLFDDHAHALLLTTPALQPAPGQCPLPIVQLLDAEPAEAPLGVSDWLVRGQFGGEVLRRCLRYVRAQGNLQSTLQRLAEQDPLTGIANRQGFHTLLAARLAESDGRGLVLGHLDLDNFRHANDALGHQAGDRLILQVVARLKAQLAAGDQLARLGGDEFALLLDTRRDRARARLVAERITEALSEPYWIDGESLLLGCSLGLAHAQTGAGADPLMWHAHIAMQQAKSEQGCSFHLFDERINRNARSLADLESELRRALRRDELELHYQPRLCLRSGTIVGLEALVRWRHRERGLLAPNEFVPLAEQSGLIVPLGYWVMARALRDMQWLRGRGLPPLHMAVNLSFRQFQDSQLLPTLRRLIEERGVDARWLEFELTETAVMRRSEHVRQTMDGLAELGVRFSLDDFGTGYSSFVHLNSLPIGLLKIDRSFVGGMGERAENRQLVRAMINLAHNLNLEVVAEGVEDAGQLALLRQYGCDQVQGYLVSKPLPLADLARYLVFGKAQALLSGVPS; encoded by the coding sequence TTGTCCGCGTTCATCGAACCTGTGCGGATCGTCCTGCTGGCTGCAGAGCCGGATTGGGCGCTGTCGTTGCGCGAGCATCTCGCTGCGATGGGCAGTCACATCTCGTTGATCACCGCGCCGTCCTGGAACGCTGCCAGCAACCTCTTCGATGACCACGCCCATGCTCTGCTGCTGACCACTCCGGCGCTCCAACCGGCCCCCGGTCAATGTCCCTTGCCGATTGTCCAACTGCTCGACGCAGAGCCAGCCGAAGCGCCGCTCGGCGTCAGCGATTGGCTGGTGCGCGGCCAGTTCGGGGGCGAGGTGCTGCGCCGCTGTCTGCGCTATGTGCGCGCACAGGGCAATCTGCAGAGCACCCTGCAACGCCTCGCCGAGCAAGACCCGCTGACCGGCATCGCCAATCGTCAGGGTTTTCATACCTTGCTGGCGGCGCGCCTGGCCGAGTCCGATGGCCGCGGCCTGGTGCTTGGTCATCTCGATCTGGACAACTTCCGGCATGCCAACGACGCCCTCGGCCACCAGGCCGGCGACCGCCTGATTCTGCAGGTGGTGGCCCGTCTCAAGGCACAGTTGGCCGCCGGCGACCAGTTGGCGCGCCTCGGCGGCGACGAGTTCGCCTTGTTGCTGGATACCCGCCGGGATCGGGCGCGCGCCCGCCTGGTCGCCGAACGCATCACCGAAGCGCTGTCCGAACCCTACTGGATCGACGGCGAAAGCCTCTTGCTCGGCTGCAGCCTGGGGCTGGCGCACGCGCAGACCGGCGCCGGCGCCGACCCGCTGATGTGGCACGCGCATATCGCCATGCAGCAGGCCAAGAGCGAGCAGGGCTGCAGTTTTCATCTGTTCGACGAGCGCATCAACCGCAACGCGCGCAGCCTCGCCGACCTGGAAAGCGAATTGCGCCGGGCCCTGCGCCGCGACGAGCTGGAGCTGCATTATCAGCCGCGCCTGTGTTTGCGCAGCGGCACCATCGTCGGCCTCGAGGCGCTGGTGCGCTGGCGGCATCGCGAACGCGGCCTGCTGGCGCCCAACGAATTCGTGCCGCTAGCCGAGCAGAGCGGCTTGATCGTGCCGCTCGGCTACTGGGTGATGGCCCGCGCGCTGCGCGACATGCAATGGCTGCGCGGGCGCGGCCTGCCGCCGCTGCACATGGCGGTCAATCTGTCGTTCCGCCAGTTTCAGGACAGCCAGTTGCTGCCGACCCTACGGCGGCTGATCGAGGAGCGCGGCGTGGATGCGCGCTGGCTGGAGTTCGAGCTGACCGAAACCGCGGTGATGCGCCGCAGCGAGCATGTGCGGCAGACCATGGATGGCCTCGCCGAACTTGGCGTGCGCTTCTCGCTGGACGATTTCGGCACCGGCTATTCGTCCTTCGTGCACCTCAATAGCCTGCCGATCGGCCTGCTGAAGATCGACCGCAGCTTCGTCGGCGGCATGGGCGAGCGCGCGGAAAACCGCCAACTGGTGCGGGCGATGATCAACCTGGCGCACAACCTCAATCTCGAAGTGGTGGCCGAGGGCGTCGAAGATGCCGGGCAGCTGGCCTTGTTGCGTCAGTACGGCTGCGATCAGGTACAGGGCTATCTGGTCAGCAAGCCACTGCCGCTGGCCGATCTGGCCCGTTATCTGGTGTTTGGCAAAGCCCAGGCATTGCTGAGCGGCGTGCCTTCGTAA
- a CDS encoding RidA family protein, with translation MAIQRLRTESRYSEIVIHRGTVYLAGQLADDLSGDVRQQTRETLASIDKLLAEAGSDKSRILSATIYLKDISADYAGLNAEWDAWLTPGTAPARACVEANMYAPAVLVEISIVAALD, from the coding sequence ATGGCAATCCAGCGCCTGCGCACTGAGTCACGCTACAGCGAAATCGTCATCCACCGGGGCACGGTGTATCTCGCCGGCCAGTTGGCGGACGACCTATCGGGCGACGTCCGCCAGCAGACCCGCGAGACCTTGGCCAGCATCGATAAACTGCTGGCCGAGGCCGGTAGCGACAAGTCGCGGATTCTCTCGGCGACTATCTACCTGAAGGACATCAGCGCCGACTACGCCGGCCTGAATGCCGAATGGGACGCCTGGCTGACCCCGGGCACGGCGCCCGCGCGCGCTTGCGTCGAAGCGAACATGTATGCCCCCGCGGTATTGGTGGAAATTTCCATCGTCGCTGCGCTCGACTGA
- a CDS encoding xanthine phosphoribosyltransferase — protein sequence MEALKQKILAEGIVISEQVLKVDAFLNHQIDPALMQQVGHAFAERFRDQGITKIVTIEASGIAPAVMAGLELGVPVIFARKYQSLTLKDNLYISKVFSFTKQSESTIAISAKHLSAADHVLVIDDFLANGHAAKALIDLISQAGASIAGIGIVIEKSFQEGRTLLESEGYRVESLARVQALADGRVTFLD from the coding sequence GTGGAAGCGCTGAAACAGAAGATTCTCGCCGAAGGCATCGTGATCTCCGAGCAAGTGCTCAAGGTCGACGCCTTCCTCAATCACCAGATCGATCCGGCCCTCATGCAGCAGGTCGGCCATGCGTTCGCCGAGCGCTTCCGCGATCAGGGCATCACCAAGATCGTCACCATCGAGGCCTCGGGCATCGCCCCGGCGGTGATGGCCGGTCTGGAGCTGGGCGTGCCGGTGATCTTCGCCCGCAAGTACCAGTCGCTGACCCTGAAGGACAACCTGTACATCTCCAAGGTGTTCTCCTTCACCAAGCAGAGCGAGAGCACCATCGCCATCTCCGCCAAGCACCTGAGCGCCGCGGATCATGTGCTGGTGATCGACGACTTCCTCGCCAACGGGCATGCCGCCAAGGCGCTGATCGACCTGATCAGCCAGGCCGGAGCGAGCATTGCCGGGATCGGCATCGTCATCGAGAAGTCCTTCCAGGAAGGCCGCACCTTGCTGGAAAGCGAGGGCTATCGCGTCGAGTCGCTGGCCCGCGTGCAGGCGCTGGCCGACGGCCGCGTGACCTTTCTCGACTGA